The following nucleotide sequence is from Lycium ferocissimum isolate CSIRO_LF1 unplaced genomic scaffold, AGI_CSIRO_Lferr_CH_V1 ctg20536, whole genome shotgun sequence.
tgtttggcagttattatattatatggagaaagttgtagaaacaaacgaagtctttgtccaattttcgttagcccttagtcgtcttagcttagcttcaagtatatttccgattatctaatgttaatacgaattctcttgaatgcagaataatgaacttggaaggaagcgtttagtcgTCAAGTTAGAGAgaggcgaaaaggtatgtaaggctagtcccttcctctctaaggcatgattcctacaacatgacttcctttatctttccatgactctcttatattcggaaactatgagtctatgattattaagagcctctcatgaaataaagataagagatgcgttgtgaatatgacaatgatgatgatgagtctaagtctagagattctaaagcttatgatatgatatttctataaagctaatgatccttatgtGATTCCTTGacgttattcattgttgctagactcaccttataccgctagttctttcaaggtgagacatgatgatcatgactattGCATAATGGattcgggggttctcgaccttacgtcacctcgatagagttatagtttgtacttgagttcttatgcatgcttcatgataagtacataatgacgagattacaccgtgccaaCATGGCCGGGCAGATACcactaaggcgggcggcatatacaccatgtctagatggcatgggcagacaccactagtgggcggcatgagatgtttacccccgacgcgggaggcctggacgcgggcttatgatgattacaccgtacctatatggtcgggcaacttacatatgcatacttgatatgatgttgtttatgatgtaagttaacATGTATTATTCTGTCTTAAGCGACATTCAGTTgcaggttgtttccttacttgatgtttccttatctcttcgatatgttattattgttcatgccttatatactcagtacattattcgtactgacgtctttttcttttatggacgttgtgttcatgctcaTAGGTAGGCAGGGAGGCGGTACTGATTCGTAGGAGTCTATCAGCAGctacacaggagcactccactattctgGAGGTGCCAGTTATAaatgtattcttttgtgtacatatatgggcatgacggggttctgtcccgtccttatgtctcagtattttagtagaggctcgtagatgcatgGGTGTAGGTATTAGATGTCCTATGAATACATCAacgtatatttttgtatatcattttgcgTACCgagagggcttatgtatatttatgtattactTGGGGGAGATTATGTGCATCCAGGATGGGTATGATTATTAGtgtaatgagtggtgctcggtagtcagctccgggtacccgtcatggcccactagtcgggtcgtgataaAAACAAACTACACAATGTGGTGGTAAAGCTTGACATGGAAAAAACTTATGATAGAGTTTCATGGATCCAGCATTCAAGGGCTATGGTATGCCAAAGTGGAGTCCTCAAATAAATCATCTGTCATATGCAGATGACACAATCTTATTTTGCTCAGTAGATCCAGTTTCTTTTATAAAGATGATGAAGGTGCTAAGAAACTATGAGAAAGTGTCAGGTCAGCTGGTAAACAATGAGAAGAGTTCTTTCAAGTTGCATGAGAAGGTCCCAGCAAGTGTTGTTGGTAGAGTAAAAAGGAAAACTGGGATGAGGAAAGGAACTTTTCCATTTACATACTTGGGATGTCCAGTCTTCTatggaagaagaaagatagTGTATTATGAAGGTTTAATAAAAAAGGTGATGAATGTAGTAATGTCTTGGAAAAAACGAGTGCAACGTCTATTTGGTGGAAGGTATATTTTGATTGCTCATGTTTCGTACTATGCCAGCTATCTCGTTATCCTGCTTTATGAATCCGTTAAAAGGGCGATTGAGCAAAGTGACCGCACaagatttttcccaaattctttTAGAGTAATACTACAGGAGTTAAAGGAAAACACCGGGTTGCATGGGAGAAGATGTGTTTACCAAAGGAGGAGGGAGGTCTTACATTCAGATCTCTACATGATATCTCAAAAGCTCTTTTTGCAAAACTCCGGTGGAACTTTAGAACACCAGTGTCATTATGGGGTGCTTTCATGGCTAACAAGTACTGCAAAAAACTTCATCCTATTATTGCACAAGCTAGGGATGCATCTCATGCATGGAAGAAAATGGTAACTGTAAGGGAAGACATTGAGCACAATATATGGTGGCAGATCAAGACAGGTACATCTACTTTCTGGTTTGATAACTGGACAAGACAAGGGGCATTGTTTTTTGTGGATAATGAGCATAACTTGGAAGATGAGACTGAAGTTAAGGAATAGATTCTGAATGGAGAATGGGATCAGCAAAAATTAACTTCAGTTTTGTCAAGTGAAACAACGGAATACATTATGGAAAATATCGATCCCCGCTTTGGTGAGGGCCGATAATGATAAGgctggaggggggggggggggggggaacggTGGGTCAATTCTCTCCGTTAAGAGTGCATGGGAAGAGGTaaggcaaaaacaaaaaactaaatcagtgtataaatttatatggtTGAAGGGCATGCCAATAAAGATCAGCTTCTTCTTGCGGAGACTAGCTTCTTCTTGTGGAGACTGTGGAAAGAGAGAATTGCTACTGATGATAATCTTAAGAGGATGCATATCAGTCTTGTATCAAGATGCTGGTGTTGTGAGGATCATAGGCAAGAGACCATGTCTCATTTATTTCTAACATCTCCAACAGCTTTTAAGCTTTGGAAACAGTTTGCTTCTTGTGCAGGTTTAAACATAGAAGGGCAGCACCTGCAGCAAGTCATTACACTTTGGTGGACAGCTCCTGCATCACACAAGTTGCATACCATCTTTCAAGCCATTCCTGCAATCATACTATGGGAAATATGGAAAAGGAGAAATTCTATTAAGCATGGCAGAAATACTACATACAGCAGAATGGTGTATCAAGTTCAGCAGACCATATACTAGCTGGTTCAAGTGAAATATCCATGGATGAGGAGGCTTCCCACCGGGCCTTCTATAGTGGAGATGCTCACACAATATAAGCCAAGGCTTCATGTTCATAAGGTGGTATGGGAATTGCCAAAGCATGGCTTCAAAAGCACTACTGATGGAGCTTATCAAGGGAATCCAGGACT
It contains:
- the LOC132043051 gene encoding uncharacterized protein LOC132043051, producing MVEGHANKDQLLLAETSFFLWRLWKERIATDDNLKRMHISLVSRCWCCEDHRQETMSHLFLTSPTAFKLWKQFASCAGLNIEGQHLQQVITLWWTAPASHKLHTIFQAIPAIILWEIWKRRNSIKHGRNTTYSRMVYQVQQTIY